A portion of the Macaca thibetana thibetana isolate TM-01 chromosome 9, ASM2454274v1, whole genome shotgun sequence genome contains these proteins:
- the LOC126962543 gene encoding 40S ribosomal protein S10-like: protein MLMPKKNQIAIYELLFKEGVMVAKKDVHMPKHPELADKNVPNLHVMKAMQSLKSRGYVKEQFAWRHFYWYLTNEGIQ from the coding sequence ATGTTGATGCCTAAGAAGAACCAGATTGCCATTTATGAACTCCTTTTTAAGGAGGGAGTCATGGTGGCCAAGAAGGATGTCCACATGCCTAAGCACCCGGAGCTGGCAGACAAGAATGTGCCCAACCTTCATGTCATGAAGGCCATGCAGTCTCTCAAGTCCCGAGGCTACGTGAAGGAACAGTTTGCCTGGAGACATTTCTACTGGTACCTTACCAATGAGGGTATCCAGTAA